In Pochonia chlamydosporia 170 chromosome 3, whole genome shotgun sequence, the following are encoded in one genomic region:
- a CDS encoding coatomer subunit delta (similar to Coccidioides immitis RS XP_001243654.1) — protein MVVLAASICTRGGKAVLSRQFRDMPRSRIEALLASFPKLADSGTQHTTVEQDNVRFVYQPLDELYMVLITNKQSNILQDIDSLHLFAQVVTSACRTLDEREILRNAYELLSAFDELVTLGYRENLTMSQIKTFLEMESHEERIQEIIARNKELEAAEERKRKAKQLEMQRKESARGSRGMPRTPVYPTYTPPSRPSGADSYDSYEAEKNKTFNKPLAPKGKGMQLGKKSKTTDMFERVRGDMGGEIDDTPLVAPTPATAEPVEPRVSSTLDRDAVHVTISESISANLSREGAVNTLSISGDLSLRISDPSLTKIKLGLHAVPSHGAQFRTHPNVDKNLFNGSKTIQMSNTARGFPVNNSVAVLRWRASPKGDDTSACPITFTVWINDNGGKYNVTVEYELTGGDALRDVSVVIPYSGSEPIVSSFDAAYEVSGDMLEWNIGSVDDENPNGAFEFEAESSDENDFFPMTVRFNKTTPYIDVDVTKVSLLEEDEEITFSKDVKSTADNYAVE, from the exons ATG GTCGTTCTCGCGGCGTCAATCTGCACCCGCGGGGGGAAAGCTGTCCTCTCCCGCCAGTTTCGAGACATGCCACGATCGCGGATAGAAGCCCTCCTCGCCTCGTTCCCAAAGCTGGCTGACAGCGGCACTCAGCACACGACTGTTGAGCAAGACAATGTTCGATTTGTCTATCAGCCTCTTGACGAGCTGTATATGGTGCTCATCACCAATAAGCAGTCCAACATTCTCCAAGATATCGACTCCCTACATTTGTTCGCCCAGGTTGTCACAAGCGCATGCCGAACCCTCGATGAGAGAGAGATCCTCCGAAATGCCTACGAACTGCTTAGCGCTTTTGATGAGTTGGTTACGCTGGGATACCGAGAAAACCTTACCATGAGTCAGATCAAGACCTTTTTGGAGATGGAAAGCCACGAGGAGCGCATTCAGGAAATTATCGCTAGA AACAAGGAGCTcgaggctgctgaagaacGAAAGCGAAAGGCCAAGCAACTTGAAATGCAGCGCAAGGAGTCTGCCAGAGGTAGTCGTGGGATGCCTCGAACTCCAGTTTATCCTACATACACACCTCCTTCGAGACCGAGCGGTGCGGATTCATACGATTCGTACGAGGCCGAAAAGAATAAGACGTTCAACAA GCCACTTGCACCAAAAGGAAAGGGCATGCAGCTGGGCAAGAAGTCCAAGACCACCGACATGTTCGAGCGAGTCCGTGGCGACATGGGcggcgagattgatgacaCGCCTCTCGTAGCTCCCACTCCGGCTACGGCCGAGCCTGTTGAGCCTCGAGTTTCATCGACGCTCGACCGCGAtgctgtccatgtcactATCTCGGAGTCGATCAGTGCTAATCTCTCCAGAGAAGGCGCTGTCAACACTTTGTCCATCAGCGGTGATCTTTCTCTGCGCATCTCCGACCCCAGCCTCACCAAGATCAAACTGGGCCTCCACGCTGTCCCATCTCACGGCGCACAGTTCCGCACGCACCCCAACGTTGACAAGAACCTATTTAATGGATCCAAGACTATTCAAATGAGCAACACAGCTCGAGGATTCCCTGTGAACAACTCGGTTGCGGTATTGCGATGGAGAGCCTCACCAAAAGGGGACGATACCAGTGCCTGCCCCATCACATTTACAGTCTGGATTAACGACAACGGCGGCAAGTACAACGTTACTGTTGAATATGAGCTTACGGGTGGTGATGCTCTGAGAGATGTCAGCGTCGTGATTCCCTATTCAGGAAGCGAGCCTATTGTGTCTAGCTTCGATGCGGCTTACGAGGTCTCGGGAGATATGTTGGAATGGAATATCGGCTcggttgatgatgagaatccCAACGGCGCCTTCGAATTCGAAGCTGAGAGCAGCGATGAGAACGACTTCTTCCCCATGACTGTACGGTTTAACAAGACGACGCCATATattgatgtggat GTCACGAAGGTATCCctgttggaggaggatgaggagatTACGTTCTCCAAGGACGTCAAGTCTACTGCCGACAACTACGCAGTTGAGTAG
- a CDS encoding conserved glutamic acid-rich protein (similar to Metarhizium acridum CQMa 102 XP_007814689.1), whose translation MEVNAAPQLGLDGHLDDDLINYDSDAEKPFDHTENIEATEPVETVDPDNLGGEEQGEPGIDDDGAHAEVDFFEDGEETEPATFQPVIAPADEDPEEGQEIPHEIDYDFDEPIHQGNEALAEREDEVSEEQQHSEENLHEKRIVEKDESANKNGDHEISWEGDGEQGDDEEGVAAGDVDEHIAQDEPPTSETEQQPAAEQHGDVAGSGEEESYSDNSEAPGDEMEHDEELQDDAEEQPHSQQGYSDVDEHGFPAITVQYKGDEFPFFSLSSEGFFSQLSVLDDNLESLLSGLREELVNELLPEDDLVFQVDGLGLEFAESSSPEVLTNITLRQILEVFDILVKNQDPESNRPLYTYLFTRPSTSKRLEFLMESATEGKGLDEVIHLFQNPVHHHTGRTDVSVGDDFDTQVDDYDSADNDHATQEQETRDVSEVEKAHGQDWEAVEEHAVPPQQDDTNNVYQDDEPTNDPGDFGIQDNHVMEETDKVTELFDEAVASGALAPEDDVGDGENPDQVGDEDHDLIGLDFDEPPEVLGSSPSGTEDKAVEGFFEDANANLAATDASTTTTTVKDDGEETSTPVEMAALDTIIDAAAMDSLVEQDDLAEIDWRDEAIPQLNNGAAGDETSGAVKRARGDDDVGAEDDNNAKRQRS comes from the exons ATGGAGGTCAACGCCGCGCCTCAGTTGGGCCTAGATGGACACCTGGACGACGATCTAATCAACTATGATAGCGATGCCGAGAAACCCTTCGACCACACTGAGAACATAGAGGCAACAGAACCCGTCGAGACTGTGGATCCCGACAACCTAGGAGGcgaagaacaaggagagCCTGGCATAGACGATGATGGCGCTCATGCCGAGGTGGATTTTTtcgaagatggagaggaaaCCGAACCCGCTACCTTCCAGCCCGTAATCGCACCTGCCGACGAAGACCCTGAAGAGGGCCAAGAGATACCACACGAAATAGACTACGATTTCGATGAACCAATCCACCAAGGGAACGAAGCTCTGGCCGAGCGTGAAGATGAAGTGTCTGAAGAGCAACAGCACTCAGAGGAGAACCTTCACGAGAAACGAATTGTGGAGAAAGATGAATCCGCAAACAAGAACGGGGATCATGAAATCAGCTGGGAGGGAGACGGAGAACAGGgggacgatgaagaaggtgttgcggctggtgatgttgacgaacATATAGCTCAAGATGAACCGCCTACATCTGAAACAGAGCAACAGCCTGCCGCTGAGCAGCATGGTGATGTGGCTGGTagtggagaagaagaatccTATTCTGACAACTCAGAAGCACCTGGGGACGAGATGGAGCATGATGAGGAACtgcaagatgatgctgaggagCAGCCTCATTCGCAGCAGGGATActctgatgttgacgagcaCGGGTTCCCCGCGATTACTGTGCAATACAAAGGAGATGAATTCCCGTTCTTCTCCTTATCTTCCGAGGGGTTCTTTTCGCAGCTTTCAGTTCTGGATGACAACCTTGAGTCCTTGTTGAGTGGCTTGCGCGAAGAGCTTGTGAATGAACTCCTTCCTGAAGATGACCTTGTATTTCAAGTAGATGGGCTTGGACTAGAGTTCGCAGAG TCATCATCTCCCGAAGTTTTGACCAATATCACATTGAGGCAAATACTTGAAGTTTTTGACATTCTTGTCAAAAACCAGGATCCCGAAAGCAACCGGCCACTATATACTTATCTCTTCACCCGGCCTAGTACTAGCAAACGACTTGAATTCTTGATGGAAAGCGCCACCGAGGGCAAGGGACTGGACGAAGTCATCCATCTCTTTCAGAACCCAGTGCACCATCATACTGGCCGTACAGATGTCTCAGTCGGCGATGATTTCGATACCCAGGTAGACGATTATGATAGCGCTGATAATGACCATGCGacccaagaacaagaaacaCGAGATGTCTCGGAAGTGGAAAAGGCGCACGGACAAGACTGGGAGGCAGTAGAAGAGCATGCAGTACCACCTCAGCAAGACGACACTAACAATGTCTACCAAGATGATGAACCTACCAATGATCCTGGAGACTTTGGTATTCAAGATAACCACGTGATGGAGGAGACAGACAAAGTGACCGAGCTCTTCGACGAGGCCGTAGCTTCAGGAGCTCTGGCTccagaagatgatgttggagatggagagaaCCCTGACCAAGTGGGGGATGAAGATCATGATTTGATCGGACTTGACTTCGATGAGCCTCCTGAGGTACTCGGCAGCAGCCCGTCTGGGACGGAAGACAAAGCGGTTGAAGGCTTTTTTGAAGATGCCAATGCAAACCTCGCTGCCACAGATGCCAGCACTACGACAACGACAGTAAAAGATGACGGTGAAGAGACATCTACACCTGTCGAGATGGCTGCTCTTGACACAATAATCGACGCGGCCGCTATGGACAGCCTGGTTGAGCAAGATGATCTCGCAGAAATTGATTGGCGAGATGAGGCAATCCCTCAGCTGAATAATGGAGCCGCTGGGGATGAAACGTCCGGTGCTGTAAAACGAGCCcgtggtgacgatgatgttggcgcTGAAGATGACAACA ATGCCAAGCGTCAACGTTCCtaa
- a CDS encoding 40S ribosomal protein S3 (similar to Metarhizium acridum CQMa 102 XP_007814687.1) — MAHPGAQISKRRKFVADGVFYAELNEFFQRELAEEGYSGVEVRVTPTVTDIIIRATQTQEVLGEQGRRIRELTSLIQKRFKFPENSVSLYAAKVQNRGLSAVAQCESLRYKLLNGLAVRRACYGVLRFIMESGAKGCEVVVSGKLRAARAKSMKFTDGFMIHSGQPAKEFIDTATRHVLLRQGVLGIKVKIMRGSDPDGKAGPSKSLPDAVTIFEPKEEQAVLQPVSQDYGAKAAAAQASQDARVAEQEGEAEAAQQ; from the exons atggctcaCCCTGGTGCTCAGAT CTCCAAGAGGAGAAAGTTCGTCGCTGACGGTGTTTTCTACGCCGAACTTAACGAGTTCTTCCAGCGCGAACTCGCCGAGGAGGGCTACTCCGGTGTCGAAGTCCGCGTCACCCCCACCGTCaccgacatcatcatccgcgCCACCCAGACCCAGGAAGTCCTCGGTGAGCAGGGCCGCCGCATCCGCGAGCTCACCTCCCTGATCCAGAAGCGCTTCAAGTTCCCCGAGAACTCTGTGTCTCTGTACGCCGCCAAGGTCCAGAACCGCGGTCTCTCCGCCGTCGCCCAGTGCGAGTCCCTCCGCTACAAGCTGCTCAACGGTCTCGCCGTCCGCCGCGCCTGCTATGGTGTCCTCCGCTTCATCATGGAGTCCGGCGCCAAGGGCTGCGAGGTCGTCGTCTCTGGCAAGCTCCGTGCCGCCCGTGCCAAGTCCATGAAGTTCACCGACGGCTTCATGATCCACTCTGGTCAGCCCGCCAAGGAGTTCATCGACACTGCTACCCGCCACGTCCTGCTCCGCCAGGGTGTCCTGGGTatcaaggtcaagatcaTGCGTGGCTCTGACCCCGACGGCAAGGCTGGTCCTTCCAAGTCCCTCCCTGACGCTGTCACCATCTTCGAGCCCAAGGAGGAGCAGGCTGTTCTCCAGCCCGTCAGCCAGGACTACGgtgccaaggctgctgccgctcaagccagccaagatgCTCGCGTTGCCGAGCAGGAGGGCGAGGCCGAGGCTGCTCAGCAATAA
- a CDS encoding protein phosphatase (similar to Coccidioides immitis RS XP_001244461.1) → MEAKKVIHNVKGIFGGQTTNGILRLTDYHMVFCAPVDQHEPTSADPATPPKMRERWLTYPILSYCSLRPTPPTSRQSPSIRIRCRDFTFVTFNFNDNGAARDAFDFIKSRTCKLGTVEKLYAFSHKPLKNEKEVNGWEFYDPKAEFRRQGISEKLPDKGWRVTTINKDYTFCDTYPAFLVVPSKISDNVLKYARDFRSRNRIPVLSYIHPVNNCTITRSSQPLAGITRKTNVQDERLVAASFSAWMPGGSEESTPPVSQQEPAESEMLESSLSELERYEDELISRSAAIYDEKTGETRIYGRQQANMIVDARPTINAIVNQVQGMGSENMDKYKFATKTFLSIENIHVMRNSLNKVVEALKDADVSPLPPNRELLSQSGWLRHINDVLDGSAIIARRIGIKHSHVLIHCSDGWDRTSQLSGLAQIMLDPYFRTIDGFIVLVEKDWLSFGHMFRLRCGHLNHEDWFAVQKDALAGSKVQPGENDGRNDALQNVLTGARRFFNQNKEDAELDAASEVTSGKVVDEEATAPKMVSPVFHQFLDCTYQLIRQNPTRFEYNERFLRRLLYHLYSCQYGTFLYNSEKQRKDARVSERTSSVWDYFLCRRQEFTNPDYDPTVDDRVRGKERILLPNLKEIRWWHQSFGRTDDEMNAGLHAAAAAENGRLAAVSNLHGSPRADQISRSASGTPKPPGLGNSHTVLTAVESAHETLTPGNNQASLRRSASAEGPNAFTAIRDGLSGLNIGKGVLSSLGRAEASGSGTPPHKEQEMRQMT, encoded by the exons atggaggccaagaag GTCATTCACAATGTCAAGGGCATTTTCGGTGGCCAGACCACCAACGGTATCTTGCGACTCACAGACTATCATATGGTCTTTTGCGCCCCGGTTGACCAGCATGAGCCGACGAGCGCCGACCCGGCCACACCACCCAAGATGAGGGAGCGATGGTTGACATATCCGATTCTGTCGTATTGTTCTCTTCGCCCAACACCTCCTACTTCAAGGCAATCTCCATCTATACGCATTCGATGTCGCGATTTCACCTTTGtcaccttcaacttcaacgaTAATGGCGCCGCTCGGGACGCTTTTGATTTCATCAAATCGAGAACCTGTAAACTTGGCACGGTAGAAAAGCTCTACGCCTTCAGCCACAAACCACTTAAGAACGAAAAGGAAGTGAACGGATGGGAATTCTACGACCCTAAAGCCGAGTTTCGGAGGCAAGGTATTAGCGAAAAGTTGCCCGACAAGGGCTGGAGAGTCACCACAATCAACAAGGATTATACATTTTGCGATACGTACCCGGCATTTTTGGTCGTGCCTTCCAAGATTTCGGATAATGTCCTCAAATATGCTAGAGACTTTCGTTCTCGGAACCGAATTCCCGTTTTATCATATATTCACCCCGTCAACAACTGTACTATCACGAGAAGCTCACAACCCCTCGCCGGCATCACCAGGAAAACAAATGTGCAAGACGAGCGACTGGTTGCGGCATCCTTCTCTGCTTGGATGCCTGGTGGATCGGAGGAGTCCACACCTCCTGTCAGCCAACAGGAGCCTGCCGAGAGCGAGATGCTGGAATCTTCACTCTCAGAGTTGGAGCGCTACGAAGATGAGCTCATCTCCCGATCAGCCGCCATCTACGACGAAAAGACTGGCGAAACGAGGATATATGGACGGCAGCAGGCTAACATGATTGTCGACGCTCGCCCTACCATCAACGCCATAGTCAATCAAGTCCAGGGCATGGGATCTGAGAATATGGACAAGTACAAGTTTGCGACAAAGACTTTTCTTAGTATCGAAAATATCCACGTTATGCGCAACTCCCTGAATAAGGTAGTAGAGGCTCTCAAGGATGCTGATGTGTCTCCTTTACCTCCTAATCGAGAACTCTTgagtcaaagtggctggTTGCGACATATTAACGACGTGCTGGATGGGTCCGCTATTATCGCCCGTCGAATTGGCATCAAGCACTCACACGTCCTCATTCATTGCTCAGATGGATGGGATCGTACCAGCCAACTGAGTGGTTTGGCGCAAATCATGTTGGACCCATACTTCAGAACCATTGACGGCTTCATTGTTTTGGTGGAGAAGGACTGGTTATCATTTGGCCACATGTTTAGACTGCGCTGTGGTCATTTAAATCATGAGGACTGGTTTGCAGTCCAAAAGGACGCCTTGGCTGGGTCAAAAGTCCAGCCTGGAGAAAACGATGGGCGCAATGATGCGCTTCAGAATGTTCTCACGGGGGCCAGGCGGTTCTTCAACCAGAATAAGGAAGATGCTGAGTTGGACGCAGCCAGCGAAGTTACATCGGGAAAggtggttgatgaagaggctACCGCACCAAAGATGGTCAGCCCCGTATTCCATCAATTCCTCGACTGCACGTATCAGTTGATCCGACAGAATCCTACCCGGTTTGAATACAATGAGCGCTTCCTTCGTCGGCTGCTCTACCACCTCTATTCTTGTCAATATGGAACCTTCCTGTACAATTCTGAGAAACAGAGAAAGGACGCCAGGGTCAGTGAGAGAACATCTTCTGTTTGGGACTACTTCCTCTGCAGAAGACAAGAATTCACAAATCCTGATTATGACCCCACTGTTGACGACCGCGTCAGGGGTAAGGAGAGGATTCTTCTGCCGAATCTCAAAGAAATCAGATGGTGGCATCAATCGTTTGGCCGCACAGATGACGAAATGAATGCAGGGTTgcatgctgctgctgccgctgaAAATGGACGGCTTGCCGCCGTGTCTAACTTGCATGGTTCTCCTCGCGCCGATCAAATTTCGAGATCAGCTTCAGGGACGCCAAAACCTCCGGGTCTGGGTAACAGCCACACGGTGTTGACGGCAGTGGAAAGTGCACATGAGACTCTCACGCCAGGCAATAACCAGGCTTCACTGCGCCGTAGTGCCTCTGCCGAGGGCCCCAACGCCTTCACAGCTATTCGGGACGGTCTGTCGGGACTGAACATTGGCAAAGGTGTGTTGAGCAGTCTTGGTCGTGCCGAGGCTTCTGGGTCAGGTACGCCTCCGCATAAGGAGCAAGAAATGCGCCAGATGACATAG
- a CDS encoding phenylalanyl-tRNA synthetase beta chain (similar to Aspergillus terreus NIH2624 XP_001212243.1), which translates to MPTISVDKYKLFEALGKKFTNEEFEDLCFDYGIELDEDTENQERPIVDGKQEPPQLKIEIGANRYDMLCFEGIALNLNIFLGRMKPPNFRVVEPKDVTTQVIKVLPDTTKVRPFVSGAVLRNIKFTPDRYESFIALQDKLHQNLARNRTLVSMGTHDFDTVQGPFTYEALPPKDIKFIPLNQTKEMNAEELMTFYESDKHLGRYLHIIRDAPVYPVIYDANRVVCSLPPIINGEHSKITLNTTNVFIEITATDMTKLQIVTDMLVTMFSCYVAEPFTVEPVRIISEHNSLSRVTPSLKPRVTHVEVDYLNSCTGLSETPEGLCKLLTKMAYDSKPSATDPNSLEVSIPPTRADVLHQCDVMEDLAVCYGFNKLPRTAPTRSATIGGPLMINKLADIVRIEAAMAGWSEVLPLILCSHDENFAWLNRKDDGKTAIRLANPKTLEYQIVRTSLLPGLLKTIRENKGHSVPFKIFEVSDVAFKDESAERKARNERHFAAAWCVKENPTKADGYWIEELKEETFFPGHAASVHLRLGGKERRIGEFGIIHPTVLEKFDLRYPVSTLEINLEVFL; encoded by the exons ATGCCGACCATCTCCGTGGACAAGTACAAGCTTTTCGAGGCTCTTGGCAAGAA GTTCACCAATGAAGAGTTCGAAGACCTCTGCTTCGACTATGGCATCGAGCTCGACGAAGACACCGAGAACCAGGAGCGTCCCATAGTCGACGGCAAGCAGGAGCCCCCTCAGCTCAAGATCGAAATTGGAGCCAACCGCTATGATATGCTCTGCTTCGAGGGCATTgccctcaatctcaacatcttccttgGCCGCATGAAACCTCCCAACTTTCGTGTCGTCGAGCCCAAAGATGTGACAACCCAGGTTATCAAAGTCCTGCCTGATACCACCAAAGTCCGGCCCTTCGTCTCCGGTGCCGTCCTGCGCAACATCAAGTTCACCCCGGACCGATATGAATCCTTCATTGCGTTGCAAGACAAGCTGCACCAAAACTTGGCGCGAAATCGAACTTTGGTGTCAATGGGTACCCACGATTTTGACACCGTCCAAGGTCCTTTCACCTACGAAGCCCTGCCGCCCAAGGATATCAAGTTTATTCccttgaaccagaccaaggaAATGAACGCTGAAGAGCTCATGACCTTTTACGAATCTGATAAGCACCTCGGTCGTTACCTGCACATCATCCGCGACGCTCCTGTATACCCCGTCATTTACGATGCCAACCGAGTGGTCTGCTCACTACCTCCCATCATCAACGGAGAGCACTCCAAGAtcaccctcaacaccaccaacgtCTTCATTGAGATCACCGCCACCGACATGACCAAGCTGCAAATCGTCACCGATATGCTGGTCACCATGTTCTCCTGCTATGTTGCAGAGCCCTTCACCGTCGAGCCCGTCAGGATTATTTCAGAGCACAATAGCCTCAGCCGTGTGACACCGTCTTTAAAACCCAGAGTCACCCACGTCGAGGTCGACTACCTCAACAGCTGCACCGGCTTGAGCGAGACTCCCGAGGGTCTTTGCAAGCTTCTCACCAAGATGGCCTACGACTCCAAACCATCAGCCACGGACCCCAACTCGCTCGAGGTGTCCATTCCACCAACCCGTGCTGATGTCCTACACCAGTGTGACGTTATGGAGGATCTCGCAGTCTGCTACGgcttcaacaagctgccACGCACTGCTCCTACGCGAAGTGCCACCATTGGCGGTCCCCTAATGATCAACAAATTGGCCGACATCGTGCGCATCGaagccgccatggctggctggagcGAAGTCCTGCCACTCATTCTGTGCAGCCACGACGAGAACTTTGCCTGGTTGAACCGCAAAGATGACGGCAAGACCGCCATCCGCCTAGCCAACCCTAAGACCCTGGAATACCAAATCGTCCGCACCTCTCTGCTTCCCGGCCTCCTCAAGACCATCCGCGAGAACAAGGGCCACAGTGTACCCTTCAAGATCTTCGAAGTTTCAGACGTTGCCTTCAAGGATGAATCTGCTGAACGCAAGGCCCGCAACGAACGCCACTTTGCCGCCGCATGGTGCG TCAAGGAGAACCCGACCAAGGCCGATGGCTACTGGATCGAGGAGCTCAAGGAAGAGACTTTCTTCCCTGGCCACGCTGCATCGGTACATCTCCGCCTCGGCGGCAAGGAGAGACGTATCGGCGAGTTTGGCATCATTCACCCTACTGTCCTGGAGAAATTCGATCTGAG ATACCCTGTCAGCACTCTCGAAATCAACCTCGAAGTCTTCTTATAA